A portion of the Streptomyces sp. NBC_00376 genome contains these proteins:
- a CDS encoding roadblock/LC7 domain-containing protein, with protein sequence MSQAAQNLNWLITNFVDNTPGVSHTVVVSADGLLLAMSEGFPRDRADQLAAVASGLTSLTAGASRIFEGGAVNQTVVEMERGFLFIMSISDGSSLAVLAHPDADIGLVGYEMALLVDRAGSVLTPDLRAELQGSLLN encoded by the coding sequence ATGAGCCAGGCGGCGCAGAATCTGAACTGGTTGATCACCAACTTCGTGGACAACACCCCCGGGGTGTCGCACACGGTGGTGGTCTCCGCCGACGGACTCCTGCTGGCCATGTCCGAGGGATTCCCCCGTGACCGCGCCGACCAGCTGGCGGCCGTCGCCTCCGGGCTGACCTCGCTGACCGCGGGTGCTTCGCGGATCTTCGAGGGCGGCGCGGTGAATCAGACAGTTGTGGAGATGGAACGCGGATTCCTCTTCATCATGTCCATTTCCGACGGATCTTCACTTGCCGTTCTCGCACATCCGGACGCCGATATCGGTCTGGTTGGGTACGAAATGGCACTTCTCGTCGACCGTGCGGGCAGTGTCCTCACCCCGGACCTCCGTGCTGAACTGCAGGGAAGTCTTCTTAACTAA
- a CDS encoding acyl-CoA carboxylase subunit beta, translating to MTVVDETPGEPSDTRGRVAELLALREQARRGPSDRATEAQHAKGKLTARERIALLLDEGSFKEVEQLRRHRATGFGLEEKKPYTDGVITGWGTVEGRTVFVYAHDFRIFGGALGEAHATKIHKIMDMAISAGAPLVSLNDGAGARIQEGVSALAGYGGIFQRNTRASGVIPQISVMLGPCAGGAAYSPALTDFVFMVRETSQMFITGPDVVKAVTGEEITQNGLGGADVHAETSGVAHFAYDDEETCIAEVRYLIGMLPSNNRENPPTAASDDPADRRGDVLLDLVPADGNRPYDMHKVIEELVDDGDYLEIHERWARNIVCALARMDGQVVGIVANQPQTLAGVLDIEASEKAARFVQMCDAFNIPIITLLDVPGFLPGVDQEHGGIIRHGAKLLYAYCNATVPRISLILRKAYGGAYIVMDSQSIGADLTYAWPTNEIAVMGAEGAANVIFRRQIADAEDPEAMRKRMVKEYKAELMHPYYAAERGLVDDVIDPAETREVLIASLAMLRSKHADLPSRKHGNPPQ from the coding sequence ATGACCGTTGTGGACGAAACCCCGGGCGAGCCGAGCGACACCCGTGGCCGGGTGGCCGAACTGCTGGCGCTGCGTGAGCAGGCCCGTCGCGGACCGAGTGACCGGGCGACCGAGGCGCAGCACGCCAAGGGCAAGCTGACGGCGCGTGAGCGCATCGCGCTGCTCCTGGACGAGGGTTCGTTCAAGGAGGTCGAGCAGCTGCGCCGGCACCGGGCCACGGGGTTCGGCCTGGAGGAGAAGAAGCCGTACACCGACGGTGTCATCACCGGCTGGGGCACGGTCGAGGGCCGCACGGTCTTCGTGTACGCGCACGACTTCCGGATCTTCGGCGGTGCGCTGGGCGAGGCCCACGCCACGAAGATCCACAAGATCATGGACATGGCCATCTCGGCCGGTGCCCCGCTGGTCTCGCTGAACGACGGCGCCGGCGCCCGTATCCAGGAGGGCGTCTCCGCGCTCGCCGGGTACGGCGGCATTTTCCAGCGCAACACCCGGGCCTCGGGCGTGATCCCGCAGATCAGCGTGATGCTCGGCCCGTGCGCGGGCGGCGCGGCGTACAGCCCGGCGCTGACCGACTTCGTGTTCATGGTCCGCGAGACCTCCCAGATGTTCATCACCGGACCGGACGTCGTGAAGGCGGTCACCGGTGAGGAGATCACCCAGAACGGGCTCGGCGGCGCGGACGTGCACGCCGAGACCTCGGGCGTCGCGCACTTCGCGTACGACGACGAGGAGACCTGCATCGCCGAGGTCCGCTACCTGATCGGGATGCTGCCCTCCAACAACCGCGAGAACCCGCCGACCGCCGCGAGCGACGACCCCGCCGACCGGCGCGGCGACGTCCTGCTCGACCTGGTCCCGGCCGACGGCAACCGCCCGTACGACATGCACAAGGTCATCGAGGAGCTCGTCGACGACGGCGACTACCTGGAGATCCACGAGCGCTGGGCCCGCAACATCGTCTGCGCCCTGGCCCGGATGGACGGCCAGGTCGTCGGCATCGTCGCCAACCAGCCGCAGACCCTGGCCGGCGTCCTGGACATCGAGGCTTCCGAGAAGGCGGCCCGCTTCGTCCAGATGTGTGATGCATTCAACATTCCCATCATCACTCTTTTGGACGTACCCGGCTTTCTGCCCGGGGTCGATCAGGAGCACGGTGGAATCATTCGGCACGGTGCGAAGCTGCTCTACGCGTACTGCAACGCCACGGTGCCGAGGATCTCGCTGATCCTGCGCAAGGCCTACGGCGGTGCGTACATCGTGATGGACAGCCAGTCCATCGGTGCGGACCTGACGTACGCCTGGCCGACCAACGAGATCGCGGTGATGGGCGCCGAGGGCGCCGCCAACGTCATCTTCCGTCGGCAGATCGCCGACGCCGAGGACCCGGAAGCCATGCGCAAGCGCATGGTCAAGGAGTACAAGGCGGAACTGATGCATCCGTACTACGCAGCCGAGCGAGGCCTGGTCGACGACGTCATCGACCCCGCCGAGACCCGCGAGGTGCTGATCGCCTCGCTCGCCATGCTCCGTTCCAAGCACGCAGACCTGCCGTCCCGCAAGCACGGCAACCCCCCGCAGTAG
- a CDS encoding GTP-binding protein, which yields MDFASSSGGAARSTTSAKIVVAGGFGVGKTTFVGAVSEINPLRTEAVMTSASAGIDDLTHTGDKTTTTVAMDFGRITLDQDLILYLFGTPGQDRFWFMWDDLVRGAIGAVVLVDTRRLADCFPAVDYFENSGLPFVIALNGFDGHQPYTPDEVREALQIGPDTPILTTDARHRADAKSALITLVEHALMARLR from the coding sequence GTGGACTTCGCAAGCTCTAGCGGCGGAGCAGCCCGCTCCACTACCTCGGCGAAGATCGTGGTGGCAGGGGGCTTCGGCGTGGGTAAGACCACGTTCGTCGGTGCCGTCTCGGAGATCAATCCGCTGCGCACCGAAGCCGTGATGACGTCCGCCTCCGCGGGCATCGACGACCTGACGCACACCGGGGACAAGACCACCACGACGGTGGCGATGGACTTCGGTCGTATCACCCTGGACCAGGACCTGATCCTGTACCTCTTCGGTACGCCCGGTCAGGACCGTTTCTGGTTCATGTGGGACGACCTGGTCCGCGGCGCCATCGGCGCCGTCGTCCTCGTCGACACCCGCCGCCTCGCCGACTGCTTCCCCGCCGTCGACTACTTCGAGAACAGCGGCCTCCCGTTCGTCATCGCCCTCAACGGCTTCGACGGACACCAGCCCTACACCCCCGACGAGGTCCGCGAAGCCCTCCAGATCGGCCCGGACACGCCGATCCTGACGACGGACGCGCGGCACCGCGCGGACGCCAAGAGTGCGCTGATCACGCTCGTGGAGCACGCCCTCATGGCGCGCCTGCGGTAG
- a CDS encoding extracellular solute-binding protein, with the protein MTVRARALLLLLCLALTAAGCGLAAPGGSDEQPRVTILGPWTDIQETHFKAVLDTLGTPYTYQGTAATREVLLAAVQAGNPPDIAILPGVGDLVEYAAEGRLRPLGGKGAAAKYGRPWQPEAKGIEANLWVPLKADLKSLVWYRKGSPPPARPASLASWCIGMGDDGASGWPGSDWIEDLILQNAGPVLYERWATGGLEWTDDRLVGAWSLWAGLLAQDAEAAGRAMREDHRGEPGGHGLLFDETKKCELEHQGSFARFFYRDRSGQAAVTDSAPLLPSGPGLKGRGLKGREVSADFAVLFGDSAQARDLLTRLTSRGAQQEWGRRAGVFSPNFRVPAPKGTVEKQISDRLTDQRVPLCLDASDVMPAAVRDAFYEAVLLTMAHPDAPVRPRLADVQRVQEAQPDDTRRLTGVCSRPQ; encoded by the coding sequence ATGACGGTGCGTGCCCGGGCACTCCTGCTCCTGCTGTGCCTGGCGCTGACCGCGGCGGGCTGCGGGCTCGCCGCACCCGGCGGCAGCGACGAACAGCCGAGGGTGACGATCCTCGGGCCGTGGACCGACATACAGGAGACGCACTTCAAGGCGGTCCTGGACACCCTGGGCACCCCGTACACCTACCAGGGCACCGCCGCCACCCGGGAGGTCCTGCTCGCCGCCGTGCAGGCCGGCAATCCGCCCGACATCGCGATCCTGCCCGGCGTCGGGGACCTCGTCGAGTACGCCGCGGAGGGGCGGCTGCGCCCGCTGGGCGGCAAGGGCGCGGCCGCGAAGTACGGCAGACCCTGGCAGCCGGAGGCGAAGGGCATAGAGGCCAATCTCTGGGTGCCGCTCAAGGCCGACCTCAAGTCCCTCGTCTGGTACCGCAAGGGCAGCCCGCCGCCGGCCCGCCCCGCGTCGCTCGCCTCCTGGTGCATCGGCATGGGCGACGACGGCGCGTCCGGCTGGCCGGGCAGCGACTGGATCGAGGACCTGATCCTGCAGAATGCGGGCCCGGTGCTGTACGAGCGCTGGGCGACCGGGGGCCTGGAGTGGACGGACGACCGGCTCGTCGGCGCCTGGAGCCTGTGGGCCGGACTGCTGGCCCAGGACGCGGAAGCCGCCGGCCGGGCCATGCGCGAAGACCACCGGGGAGAGCCCGGCGGGCACGGGCTGCTCTTCGACGAAACCAAGAAATGTGAGCTGGAGCACCAGGGCTCCTTCGCCCGGTTCTTCTACCGGGACCGCAGCGGGCAGGCCGCCGTCACGGACTCCGCGCCGCTGCTGCCCTCGGGCCCCGGGCTCAAAGGCCGCGGGCTCAAGGGCCGCGAGGTGTCCGCCGACTTCGCCGTGCTCTTCGGCGACTCCGCACAGGCCCGTGATCTGCTCACCCGGCTCACCTCGCGCGGGGCCCAGCAGGAGTGGGGCCGCCGGGCCGGGGTATTCTCGCCGAACTTCCGCGTGCCTGCCCCGAAGGGGACCGTCGAGAAGCAGATCAGCGACCGCCTCACCGACCAGCGGGTGCCGCTCTGCCTGGACGCCTCCGATGTGATGCCCGCCGCCGTGCGGGACGCCTTCTACGAGGCGGTGCTGCTGACCATGGCCCACCCCGACGCCCCGGTGCGACCCCGGCTCGCCGACGTCCAACGGGTCCAGGAGGCCCAACCGGACGACACCCGGAGGCTGACAGGGGTGTGCAGCAGACCACAGTGA
- a CDS encoding DUF742 domain-containing protein: MDTPQGGHPYNGGRQVPGEHGDNRFNFPSAPSGHGAQQPYRPYQQQPQQPPRPPHDAQQGSGWPTQRPYRYNSPQAPRIQPVQPRQTPEPAAPAAHNPLVRPYAMTGGRTRPRYQLAIEALVSTTADPSRLQGQLPEHQRICRLCFEIKSVAEISALLSIPLGVARILVADLAEAGLVAIHQPGGDESAGGQPDVTLLERVLSGLRKL, from the coding sequence GTGGACACACCCCAGGGCGGACACCCGTACAACGGTGGCCGGCAGGTACCGGGTGAGCACGGGGACAACCGGTTCAACTTCCCCTCCGCACCCAGCGGACACGGCGCCCAGCAGCCTTACCGGCCCTATCAGCAGCAGCCGCAGCAGCCCCCGCGGCCGCCGCACGACGCCCAGCAGGGTTCCGGGTGGCCCACGCAGCGTCCGTACCGCTACAACTCGCCCCAGGCGCCCCGTATCCAGCCGGTCCAGCCGCGGCAGACCCCCGAGCCTGCCGCGCCCGCCGCGCACAATCCGCTGGTTCGTCCGTACGCCATGACCGGCGGCCGGACCCGACCGCGCTACCAACTCGCCATTGAGGCGTTGGTCAGTACCACGGCCGATCCGTCCCGGCTGCAAGGGCAGTTGCCCGAGCACCAGCGGATCTGCCGGCTGTGCTTCGAGATCAAGTCGGTCGCCGAGATTTCGGCACTGCTCTCGATCCCGCTCGGCGTTGCCCGGATCCTCGTAGCCGACCTGGCAGAGGCCGGACTCGTCGCTATCCATCAGCCCGGCGGCGACGAGTCCGCCGGCGGCCAGCCAGATGTGACACTGCTCGAAAGGGTGCTCAGTGGACTTCGCAAGCTCTAG
- a CDS encoding acyl-CoA carboxylase subunit epsilon, whose product MSTAAESVLRVEKGLADPEELAAITAVLLARAAAQPATPPAHRGRNTAGWRRLERTPGFRAPHSWQG is encoded by the coding sequence ATGAGCACTGCTGCCGAGTCCGTGCTGCGCGTCGAGAAGGGCCTTGCCGACCCCGAGGAACTGGCCGCGATAACCGCGGTCCTGCTCGCCCGCGCCGCGGCCCAGCCCGCCACGCCCCCCGCCCACCGGGGCCGCAACACCGCCGGCTGGCGCCGCCTGGAACGCACGCCGGGCTTCCGCGCCCCGCACTCCTGGCAGGGCTGA
- a CDS encoding DUF742 domain-containing protein — MTPPPASPDPYGALHHASYEGEGDQPLVRPYAMTGGRTRPRYQLAIEALVSTTADPAHLGTLLPEHQRICHLCREVKSVAEVSALLSMPLGVARILVADLAEAGMVAIHQPGNGEAGGAPDVTLLERVLSGLRKL; from the coding sequence ATGACCCCGCCACCCGCCTCACCCGATCCGTACGGCGCATTGCACCACGCGTCGTACGAAGGTGAAGGCGACCAGCCACTGGTCCGCCCGTACGCCATGACCGGTGGCCGGACCCGGCCCCGCTATCAGCTCGCCATAGAGGCACTGGTCTCCACCACGGCCGACCCCGCGCATCTGGGGACCCTGCTCCCCGAGCACCAGCGGATCTGCCACCTCTGCCGTGAGGTGAAGTCGGTGGCCGAGGTGTCGGCGCTGCTGTCGATGCCGCTCGGTGTGGCCCGGATTCTCGTCGCGGACCTGGCGGAAGCCGGCATGGTGGCCATCCACCAGCCGGGCAATGGAGAGGCCGGCGGCGCGCCGGATGTGACACTGCTCGAAAGGGTGCTCAGTGGACTTCGCAAGCTCTAG
- a CDS encoding GTP-binding protein produces the protein MDFASSSGGAARATTSAKIVVAGGFGVGKTTFVGAVSEINPLRTEAVMTSASAGIDDLTHTGGKTTTTVAMDFGRITLDQDLILYLFGTPGQDRFWFMWDDLVRGAIGAVVLVDTRRLADCFPAVDYFENSGLPFVIALNGFDGHQPYTPDEVREALQIGPDTPIITTDARHRADAKSGLITLVEHALMARLK, from the coding sequence GTGGACTTCGCAAGCTCTAGCGGCGGTGCGGCCCGCGCCACCACCTCGGCGAAGATCGTGGTGGCCGGGGGCTTCGGCGTGGGCAAGACCACGTTCGTAGGTGCCGTCTCGGAGATCAACCCGTTGCGTACGGAGGCCGTGATGACGTCCGCGTCCGCGGGCATCGACGACCTGACGCACACCGGGGGCAAGACGACGACGACCGTCGCCATGGACTTCGGTCGCATCACCCTGGACCAGGACCTGATCCTGTACCTCTTCGGTACGCCCGGTCAGGACCGTTTCTGGTTCATGTGGGACGACCTGGTCCGCGGCGCCATCGGCGCCGTCGTCCTCGTCGACACCCGCCGCCTCGCCGACTGCTTCCCCGCCGTCGACTACTTCGAGAACAGCGGCCTCCCGTTCGTCATCGCCCTCAACGGCTTCGACGGACACCAGCCCTACACCCCCGACGAGGTCCGCGAAGCCCTCCAGATCGGCCCCGACACGCCGATCATCACGACGGACGCGCGGCACCGCGCGGACGCCAAGAGCGGTCTGATCACGCTCGTGGAGCACGCCCTCATGGCCCGGCTCAAGTAG
- a CDS encoding roadblock/LC7 domain-containing protein, with the protein MSQAAQNLNWLITNFVDNTPGVSHTVVVSADGLLLAMSEGFPRDRADQLAAVASGLTSLTAGASRIFEGGAVSQTVVEMERGFLFLMSISDGSSLAVLAHPDADIGLVGYEMALLVDRAGSVLTPDLRAELQGSLLH; encoded by the coding sequence ATGAGTCAGGCCGCGCAGAATCTGAACTGGTTGATCACCAACTTCGTGGACAACACCCCCGGGGTGTCGCACACGGTGGTGGTCTCCGCCGACGGACTCCTGCTGGCCATGTCCGAAGGATTCCCCCGTGACCGCGCCGACCAGCTGGCGGCCGTCGCCTCCGGGCTCACCTCGCTGACCGCGGGTGCCTCCCGGATCTTCGAAGGCGGCGCCGTCAGCCAGACCGTGGTGGAGATGGAACGCGGGTTCCTCTTCCTGATGTCCATCTCGGACGGCTCCTCACTGGCCGTTCTCGCCCACCCGGACGCCGACATCGGTCTGGTCGGGTACGAGATGGCCCTGCTGGTCGACCGTGCGGGCAGCGTCCTCACCCCCGACCTCCGTGCCGAACTCCAGGGCAGCCTGCTCCACTAG
- a CDS encoding sensor histidine kinase translates to MRRSNAGSTAQERGNFTPPPRAAASSAEASDATVPGGSTSRLSPRNWRVPTRLNAILLIPVLVGLVMGGFQVKGSIDTWREAQDAEKTALIVRAAAEYGQALLNERDLSAQPLLSNKRNADIIAEVRATTDAAADKFDAAVKDMPKKQGLERRLQLFQLEEPTLPELRKAAFAEGMDPVKTEEGYVKVQHSLMEFSNELGLGTGNITAYGRTVYAIELAKAAESLQRSIGMHLLVRPSQESAKFDAQVKAFGSYNYLEQIALGEFNSGGTEADAARLKQVMVAKAEEGAKDLKQAKEEADAAGTPFVAPPSIDGSVFDGMAQQIGQGKSPEKLAAKGITPETWMAAATAKFDGYTTVEDELVDKAVTEAADISSSAKNDAVINAAVVVVALLAAFVLAGLMARQMSRSMRQLRTAAFGIAEQRLPMLVDQLSRAEPGRVDTRVQPIPIHSHDEIGEVARAFDQVHREAVRLAAEQAMLRGNVNAIFTNLSRRNQSLIEGQLTLITDLENNEADPDQLENLFRLDHLATRMRRNGENLLVLAGEEPGRRWNQPVPLVDVLRAAASEVESYERIELAGVPETEIHGQSVTDLVHLLAELLENATTFSSPQTKVRVTATRLPDSRVMIEIHDKGIGLTAEDFADINHKLANPPTVDAAVSQRMGLFVVGRLSDRHGIRVQLRPSGEQAGTTSLVMLPDAITHGGGGEPSAATDDFTVSSIIPEQQSFEQQPSPHMRTAAELGFDDSRYEQPSADAAQLDPVGRSLMREERRAALEAQTASGHQQFPQEQYADNQYGDGGYAGNGYAQEPQQGSQQEQYEQAPQQVPQQGQYEQAPYQGGYEPYQADAGLAQQPGQGLPGGYTEGAYAAAEAPQPSYEEQFAPQPHQDDWPDQGAYQDTYEPSAPAEAESFASAPAEPQERVGFDRPGPTPDSGPELTEAGLPRRGGQQHWQPTGRGNSRPVAAQQQRQREEPQQEPAQAGADGSDDWRSANDERWERAEKLREPKAGGITPSGLPRRVPKANLVEGTAEQTLQGGPQVSRAPEDVRGRLSNLRRGVLRGRSAGSDDSNTYNQER, encoded by the coding sequence GTGAGGCGAAGCAACGCGGGCTCCACGGCGCAGGAGCGGGGCAACTTCACGCCGCCACCGCGCGCTGCGGCGTCCTCCGCGGAGGCGTCCGACGCGACGGTGCCCGGTGGCAGCACGAGTCGGCTGTCGCCGCGCAACTGGCGGGTACCCACCCGGCTCAACGCGATTCTCCTGATCCCCGTCCTGGTCGGCCTGGTCATGGGCGGATTCCAGGTGAAGGGGTCGATCGACACCTGGCGCGAGGCGCAGGACGCCGAGAAGACCGCGCTCATCGTGCGCGCGGCCGCCGAGTACGGCCAGGCGCTGCTCAACGAGCGTGACCTCTCCGCCCAGCCCCTGCTGTCCAACAAGCGGAACGCCGACATCATCGCGGAGGTCCGGGCCACCACCGACGCCGCCGCGGACAAGTTCGACGCGGCCGTGAAGGACATGCCGAAGAAGCAGGGCCTGGAGCGGCGCCTTCAGCTGTTCCAGCTGGAGGAGCCCACCCTTCCCGAGCTGCGCAAGGCCGCCTTCGCCGAGGGCATGGACCCGGTGAAGACGGAGGAGGGCTACGTCAAGGTCCAGCACTCGCTGATGGAGTTCAGCAACGAGCTGGGTCTGGGCACCGGCAACATCACCGCCTACGGTCGTACGGTCTACGCGATCGAGCTCGCCAAGGCTGCAGAATCGCTTCAGCGCTCCATCGGCATGCACCTCCTGGTGCGTCCGAGCCAGGAGAGCGCCAAGTTCGACGCCCAGGTCAAGGCCTTCGGCTCGTACAACTACCTGGAGCAGATCGCGCTCGGCGAGTTCAACTCCGGCGGCACCGAGGCCGACGCGGCCCGGCTGAAGCAGGTCATGGTCGCCAAGGCCGAAGAGGGCGCGAAGGACCTGAAGCAGGCCAAGGAGGAGGCCGACGCCGCGGGGACCCCGTTCGTCGCCCCGCCCAGCATCGACGGCTCGGTCTTCGACGGCATGGCCCAGCAGATCGGCCAGGGCAAGTCGCCCGAGAAGCTGGCCGCGAAGGGCATCACGCCGGAGACCTGGATGGCGGCCGCCACCGCCAAGTTCGACGGCTACACCACGGTCGAGGACGAGCTCGTCGACAAGGCGGTGACCGAGGCCGCGGACATCTCGTCCAGCGCCAAGAACGACGCCGTCATCAACGCCGCCGTCGTGGTCGTCGCCCTGCTGGCCGCCTTCGTCCTGGCCGGACTCATGGCCCGGCAGATGAGCCGCTCGATGCGCCAACTGCGCACCGCCGCCTTCGGGATAGCCGAGCAGCGGCTGCCGATGCTGGTCGACCAGCTCTCCCGGGCCGAACCGGGCCGGGTCGACACCCGCGTCCAGCCGATCCCGATCCACAGCCACGACGAGATCGGCGAGGTCGCCCGCGCCTTCGACCAGGTGCACCGCGAGGCGGTCCGGCTGGCGGCCGAGCAGGCCATGCTCCGGGGCAACGTCAACGCGATCTTCACCAATCTCTCGCGCCGCAACCAGTCGCTGATCGAGGGCCAGCTGACCCTCATCACCGACCTGGAGAACAACGAGGCCGACCCGGACCAGCTGGAGAACCTCTTCCGGCTGGACCACCTGGCCACCCGCATGCGCCGCAACGGCGAGAACCTCCTGGTCCTCGCCGGCGAGGAGCCCGGCCGCCGCTGGAACCAGCCCGTCCCGCTGGTCGACGTGCTCCGGGCCGCCGCCTCCGAGGTGGAGTCGTACGAGCGCATCGAGCTCGCCGGGGTGCCCGAGACCGAGATCCACGGCCAGTCGGTCACCGACCTCGTGCACCTGCTGGCCGAGCTGCTGGAGAACGCCACCACGTTCTCCTCGCCGCAGACCAAGGTGCGGGTCACCGCGACCCGGCTGCCCGACAGCCGCGTGATGATCGAGATCCACGACAAGGGCATCGGGCTCACCGCCGAGGACTTCGCCGACATCAACCACAAGCTGGCCAACCCGCCGACCGTGGACGCCGCGGTGTCGCAGCGGATGGGTCTGTTCGTGGTCGGCCGGCTCTCCGACCGGCACGGCATCCGGGTCCAGCTGCGCCCCTCGGGCGAGCAGGCCGGAACCACCTCGCTGGTCATGCTGCCGGACGCGATCACCCACGGCGGCGGCGGCGAACCGTCCGCCGCGACGGACGACTTCACCGTCTCCTCGATCATTCCGGAGCAGCAGAGCTTCGAACAGCAGCCGTCCCCGCACATGCGCACGGCGGCGGAGCTCGGCTTCGACGACTCGCGCTACGAGCAGCCCTCGGCGGACGCGGCGCAGCTGGACCCGGTGGGCCGTTCGCTGATGCGTGAGGAGCGCCGGGCGGCGCTGGAGGCGCAGACGGCGAGCGGGCACCAGCAGTTCCCGCAGGAGCAGTACGCCGACAACCAGTACGGGGACGGCGGGTACGCCGGGAACGGCTACGCCCAGGAGCCGCAGCAGGGTTCGCAGCAGGAGCAGTACGAGCAGGCTCCCCAGCAGGTCCCGCAGCAAGGGCAGTACGAGCAGGCTCCGTACCAGGGCGGCTACGAGCCCTACCAGGCCGATGCGGGCCTCGCCCAGCAGCCCGGCCAGGGTCTGCCCGGTGGTTATACGGAAGGCGCGTACGCGGCCGCTGAGGCCCCGCAGCCGTCCTACGAGGAGCAGTTCGCTCCCCAACCCCACCAGGACGACTGGCCGGATCAGGGCGCTTACCAGGACACGTACGAGCCTTCGGCGCCGGCGGAAGCGGAATCCTTCGCGAGCGCTCCCGCAGAGCCGCAGGAGCGCGTAGGCTTCGACCGTCCGGGGCCCACGCCCGACTCCGGTCCCGAGCTGACCGAAGCCGGTCTGCCGCGCCGGGGCGGTCAGCAGCACTGGCAGCCCACCGGCCGGGGCAACAGCCGGCCCGTCGCCGCGCAGCAACAGCGGCAGCGGGAGGAACCGCAGCAGGAGCCCGCTCAGGCGGGCGCGGACGGCTCCGACGACTGGCGCTCGGCCAACGACGAGCGCTGGGAGCGGGCCGAGAAGCTCCGGGAGCCCAAGGCGGGCGGGATCACCCCGTCCGGACTCCCCCGGCGGGTGCCCAAGGCCAATCTGGTCGAGGGCACGGCCGAGCAGACCTTGCAGGGCGGCCCCCAGGTTTCCCGTGCCCCCGAGGACGTCCGCGGCAGGTTGAGCAACCTGCGGCGGGGCGTGCTGCGGGGACGCAGCGCGGGTTCGGACGACAGTAATACCTACAACCAGGAGCGTTAG